TGGAGACGGCGCACTCCTGATGCACATGGGAGGGCTTGCCATTGCAGGAGTGTTGAAGCCGCGCAATCTCAAGCACATTGTGTTGAACAATGGAGCGCATGATTCGGTTGGTGGGCAGCCGACAGTAGGATTTGCCGTAGATCTTTTGCATATTGCTCGTGCCGCCTCCTATGAGCAGGCGTTTCGTGCTCAGACATGCTCAGAGCTGAAGACAAGTATGCGAGAGTTGAAGCATTCAGGAGGGCCTAGTTTATTGGAGATTCGTGTTCGTCGCGGATCGAGGAAAGATTTAGGGCGACCGACGAGTACCCCGGTTCAGAATAAACACTCGTTTATGGAGTTTCTGGCCAACTAAGGTTTTGTTAGTGGGGGATGCCAAGCAACCTGCGCGAGAGTGCGCGGGGCGCTAACCTAACTGCGCAAGATTGCAGGTAAGGGCGTGTTGCGAATTGAGCTTGGCCCCAGCTCTCTCAGCTAAGTGCGTGGTCCCCGTTAGGAATTGATGTCAGGTTGGGACATCGGGCTGAGAAGGCTGAAATCGAATGACTGCGTCATCCCTTTGGGGATGGATTGGGCGGTCACTCCACTTTTATCGCGTACTGGTGTCTGGGGGCGCAGTATGGGTAATCACCAGCGAATGGGTGAGTCGTGGTAGCAGAAAATTTACTCGTAGCAATTCGGGCGGCTAGGTTGCCGTTGAGAGGCGGTGCAGTTTAGGAACGGAAGACTTGAACGAGAACTCCGGTTCGAGTGGTAGAGTTTGTTTTTCGCATGATGTGTTTGATATGTTCCTTCACTGTCTGTTCGGTAATTTTGAGAGCGTTCGCGATCTCCTTGTTTGTCCATCCTTTCGCGAGGTTTTCGACCACTGACTGCTCTCGATTGGTGAGCTGGAATCGTTCTTTAGCCTGGTCGGTACTGAGTTGCTGCCGTCGTCCCAATTCCTCTAACGTCACAACCAATCGCGCATATTGAATTCCGCCGCGATCAGGTAGGCCGAAGCCGCGAAGGAGCACGGGTTGGTTAGGATTGCCGGCGATTCGCTTGACCTCAAATTGTTCCCAGTCTTTTGCCTCGGTACGAACGTGAAGCGCTTTGATAATTTCAGCACAGAGTTCGGTAAGCACTGATGGAAGCACTCCTTGTGCCGCCTTGGCTGGGGAACCGCCGTTTTCCGCCATGTTGATGAGCTTTGACAGTTCTGTTGCCTGCCGATTCATATGAAGCAACTGCATGGAGGACGACAGCACAACAATTCCTGCGCCTGCACGCTGGTCGGCCAAGTTGTCTGTAGGTTCCTGAGAGGGGACAGCGTTGAGAGCCACGGCAATACTCCGTAAGGTTCGTAATGTCGCTAGACAATTGATCTGTTTCTGGTAACCTAAGGCATGTGAGCGTTACTAGTAATGCTACATAATACTTTCGAGGTAGTCAAATTATACTTCTGGGGGAGCTATCTGTACATCATTGGTATTGTTCGTCGAAGCTGGTACTTCTATACTTCTAAGCATCGGGAGGTGCCTTGATCGACCTGATTTCCCACTTTTCCCATTCGGCAACGAGTAGTTTCAGTATGCTGTCATGAATCTTGAGGTGGGCCCTATCCCGTCCACTGGTTAGATTAGAAATGTGGGCATCTTTTGTTAATACAAACAATTGGTTATGATTTTTCGCCATGAGTCTGATGCCGCGCAGCAGAGTCTTCCGACTGTAGCTCAAATATTTCAAGTCGGTCGGGCGAGCGAGTGGGATTCCGGTATCGGGTCAAGCGAGACAAGGGGCATGCCGGTCTAAGCACAAAAAAATCGAATCCTCAAGGTTCTAGAAGATTGAAGCTGCCATTCCTTTGCGCGGAGCAGCGGCATGTTGGATGGTGCAGAAGTCTTACGGTCGTGGCAAGTGGCTGGGTCGACTTTCCTCAGGAGAATTAAGTCATGAATGTTAAGGTATTACTTGGCGCAATTGCCCTTTCGGGGAGTGTTGTCGGTATCGCATTCGCTGACCAGGTAGATCAGGTGTCCAAACCGATTCTTGTCGCAGCCGCATCCTCGGCGACAGCTTCTTCCGGTATGCGTCATGGCGGGGAGGGTGCGGAAAAGTCTTCTCTTACCGTAACTCCGGACTACATCATGGGACCTGAGGATGTGCTTGAGATCACGGTGTGGAAAAATGCTGATCTGTCCAAACAGGTCCAGGTTCGGCCGGATGGAAGAATTTCACTTCCTCTCATTGGTGATGTGTCTGCTGTGGGAAGAACTGCTGCGCAGCTGACCGAGGAAATCTCTGCACGATTGAAGTCCTATATGGAGAATCCTACGGTCTCCATCCTCGTGCGTGAAGTCAATAGCTATCAGATTTACGTGCTCGGTGAGGTGAATGCGCCAGGAAAGTACCCCTTAAAGAGCAAGACCACGCTGCTGCAGGCGATTACGATCGCGCATGGATTTACTCAGGTGGCGGCACGTAACAAAATTGTCGTATTTCGCTTTGGGAAAGATGGTGAGGGGTTAAACAAAATCAAGGCAAGTTACGACGATATTGTGCTCAGAGATGGTTCTGATCAAAACATTGAGCTAAAGCCGGGTGACCAGATCGTGGTGCCATCAGAAACGATGGTAGTTTTGCCGACAAGATAGGGCGCAGTTGATCAATATCGCCCGAGTCATTTCGGAGCCTCGAGCTAAAGGAGTTGGGAAATTGAAAACTTTCGGTTGCAGATGGTTCCAGGGGGGGGTATGTATTGCTCTCAGTACTTTCCTGACTCTCTCGGGTTGCTGGATCGGCGGCGAGCAGATCGATTTCAACGTCACGTATATCCCACCGAATGAGTTCTTGCTTGGTCCTGAGGATGTGCTTGTTGTCAATGTATGGAGGAATCAGGAACTTTCGCGTGAAGTAATCATTCGTCCTGATGGGAAAATTTCGATGCCTTTAATCGGTGATGTTCAGGCAGCAGGCATGACATCAAATGTCCTGGCAAAACGAATTGCTGATGGATTGGCCGAATTCATGTCCAACCCCACTGTGTCTGTTCAAGTCAAGGAAGTGAACAGTTATTATGTCTATGTTCTGGGAGAAGTCTCAAAGCCGGGCAAGGTGCCTTTGAAATCCTATGCTACGGTGTTGCAGGGCATTTCGCTGGCTGGAGGGTTTACGACTTTTGCATCAAGAAATAAAATCCATGTTCTCCGTGTTGTGCCCAACGGTCAAGGCCAACCCAAGCAGGTCCAGATTCCAGTTCCCTATGAAGATATCATCCAAGGTAAAAATTCGGAGGGAAATTTTTTCCTCAAGGCTGGTGATGTCATTGTTGTGCCATAGCCAAGTTTTGAGGATGCGGAAATTCATTCTATCGGCTGTAGTCTTGGTCTTAGCAGGCTGGTTGAGCTTGTCAGATTCTGTTGCCCAGCAAGTCCGAGTTGTGCCTTCAATCTCGGTTCTAGAACAGTACGACAGCAACGTCTTCTTTACGCCGAAGTCACAGCTTGCGCCTGGGACAAAGGCAGATGATCTGATCACAATCGTAACCCCTCAGTTGAACTTCATGCAGGCTAATTCCCTCATGAAGGCGAACTTGTCTATTGGTGCGGTCGTTCAAAAGTTCGTAAATAACTCTGCTCTCGACAATGTGGGATTTAACGCTAGTGCCGGAATTGATCTTGCGCAAGCCGTGAACAAAGTTCTGCCGAGGATGCGAGCCTTTCGAATCTTTGGGACCTACCAGTACATGCCATCAGCACCAGCCTTCGGAGCAGGGGGCCTAGGTGGGGGTATGGGTGGTGGTGGGTTTAGTGGCGGCGGGTTTGGTACAGGCGGGTTTGGAATTGCTGGGCC
This window of the Nitrospira sp. genome carries:
- a CDS encoding response regulator transcription factor; its protein translation is MALNAVPSQEPTDNLADQRAGAGIVVLSSSMQLLHMNRQATELSKLINMAENGGSPAKAAQGVLPSVLTELCAEIIKALHVRTEAKDWEQFEVKRIAGNPNQPVLLRGFGLPDRGGIQYARLVVTLEELGRRQQLSTDQAKERFQLTNREQSVVENLAKGWTNKEIANALKITEQTVKEHIKHIMRKTNSTTRTGVLVQVFRS
- a CDS encoding polysaccharide biosynthesis/export family protein codes for the protein MNVKVLLGAIALSGSVVGIAFADQVDQVSKPILVAAASSATASSGMRHGGEGAEKSSLTVTPDYIMGPEDVLEITVWKNADLSKQVQVRPDGRISLPLIGDVSAVGRTAAQLTEEISARLKSYMENPTVSILVREVNSYQIYVLGEVNAPGKYPLKSKTTLLQAITIAHGFTQVAARNKIVVFRFGKDGEGLNKIKASYDDIVLRDGSDQNIELKPGDQIVVPSETMVVLPTR
- a CDS encoding polysaccharide biosynthesis/export family protein; amino-acid sequence: MKTFGCRWFQGGVCIALSTFLTLSGCWIGGEQIDFNVTYIPPNEFLLGPEDVLVVNVWRNQELSREVIIRPDGKISMPLIGDVQAAGMTSNVLAKRIADGLAEFMSNPTVSVQVKEVNSYYVYVLGEVSKPGKVPLKSYATVLQGISLAGGFTTFASRNKIHVLRVVPNGQGQPKQVQIPVPYEDIIQGKNSEGNFFLKAGDVIVVP